One region of Danio rerio strain Tuebingen ecotype United States chromosome 5, GRCz12tu, whole genome shotgun sequence genomic DNA includes:
- the LOC141385806 gene encoding globoside alpha-1,3-N-acetylgalactosaminyltransferase 1-like yields MKLNVTLIQRVSVGFILTWLIYQIYTTITRTDGQVDLTPWLAPIVWEGTFNPKLIDSIYKQQNITVAMTVFALGKYTVFLQDFLESAEQHFFVGFRVHYYVFTDHPEKVPDVKLGGERKLILMTVNSSSRWQEMSLGRMKRLEMLIESGLVNDADYLFSLDVDTKFYGRWGAETLGDLIGVIHAWYYSSPCVLFPYERRPESQAFIPYSEGDYYYGGAVLGGSVKCVYQLAKSCREQLDIDAAKSIEAAWQEESHLNKYFLYNKPSKLLSPEYSWDDQKTKPREIKIIRFSQVLKNYAEVRPNT; encoded by the exons ATGAAACTGAATGTTACTTTAATTCAGCGTGTCTCAGTTGGCTTCATATTAACTTG GTTAATTTACCAAATATACACCACAATTACCAG AACAGATGGCCAAGTTGACCTAACACCATGGTTAGCCCCAATTGTTTGGGAAGGAACTTTTAATCCCAAACTGATTGATTCAATctacaaacaacaaaacatcacTGTAGCGATGACAGTCTTCGCTCTTGGCAA ATATACAGTGTTTCTTCAAGATTTCCTGGAGTCTGCAGAGCAACATTTTTTTGTTGGGTTTCGTGTGCATTACTATGTCTTCACCGATCATCCGGAAAAGGTTCCTGATGTGAAACTGGGTGGAGAACGTAAACTGATACTGATGACAGTCAATAGTTCGAGCAGATGGCAGGAGATGAGTTTGGGCAGGATGAAAAGGCTGGAGATGCTGATTGAGAGTGGACTGGTCAATGACGCTGACTATCTTTTCAGTCTTGATGTGGATACAAAATTCTACGGCCGCTGGGGAGCAGAGACTTTGGGTGATCTTATAGGTGTGATACATGCATGGTATTATAGTTCTCCATGTGTGCTATTTCCATATGAGCGAAGGCCTGAGTCTCAAGCGTTTATCCCTTATTCTGAGGGTGATTATTATTACGGTGGAGCTGTGCTTGGTGGTTCAGTGAAGTGCGTATATCAGCTCGCTAAAAGCTGTCGAGAGCAGCTGGACATTGATGCAGCTAAATCCATTGAGGCAGCATGGCAGGAGGAGTCCCATTTGAACAAGTACTTCCTTTATAACAAACCCAGTAAACTGCTTTCACCCGAATATTCTTGGGATGACCAAAAAACAAAACCACGAGAGATCAAAATCATTAGATTCTCTCAAGTTCTTAAAAACTATGCTGAAGTTCGTCCAAACACATAA